In a genomic window of Brassica rapa cultivar Chiifu-401-42 chromosome A10, CAAS_Brap_v3.01, whole genome shotgun sequence:
- the LOC103846897 gene encoding DEAD-box ATP-dependent RNA helicase 18, with translation MDPSPNTNEALTETRFSDLKPPLSEDIIEALLRSGPPGFEFCTPVQAATIPLLCSHKDVAVDAATGSGKTLAFVLPLVEILRRSTSYPPKPHQVMGVIISPTRELSTQIYNVAQPFVSTLPNVNSVLLVGGRDVRADMKIIEEEGCNLLIGTPGRLSDIMERMDILDFRNLEILILDEADRLLEMGFQKQVNSIISRLPKQRRTGLFSATQTEGVEEMAKAGLRNPVRVEVRAESKSASLTNSKIPFGLHLEYLVCEADKKSSQLVDLLVRNKNKKLIVYFMTCACVDYWGLVLSKIPALKSISLIPIHGDKKQNARDKALASFTKASSGVLLCTDVAARGLDIPGIDYVVQYDPPQDPKMFNHRVGRTARLGKEGRSIVFLLPEEEDYVEFMRRRGVFCQEKKCSEEASDVIPIIRSLAMKDRAVYEKGKRAFVSFVHGYKEHECSYILRWQSLEIGKLAMGYGLLHVPSMSEVKQKRLSSEGFSPVEGVLKFEDIKFKDKSKEKQRKQNLQAKKEKLEDKKRERDKKNSKKAVNASSATADSKKRKLTGKQRQTIQTAEDEEEMARDYRLLKKLKKGSIEEDDFAKLTGADDF, from the exons ATGGATCCATCGCCGAACACTAACGAAGCGTTGACGGAGACGCGTTTCTCCGACCTAAAACCTCCACTATCCGAAGATATCATCGAGGCGCTTCTCCGGTCCGGACCCCCCGGTTTCGAGTTCTGTACTCCGGTTCAGGCCGCGACGATCCCTTTACTCTGCAGCCATAAGGATGTCGCCGTCGACGCCGCCACCGGTTCTGGAAAAACCCTGGCTTTCGTCCTCCCTTTAGTAGAGATTCTCCGTCGTTCCACTTCTTACCCGCCGAAACCTCACCAG GTTATGGGGGTGATTATATCGCCAACGAGAGAGCTATCAACGCAGATATATAACGTGGCGCAGCCCTTTGTTTCGACTCTACCAAATGTGAACTCTGTGCTGCTTGTTGGAGGCCGAGATGTGAGAGCTGACATGAAGATTATAGAAGAAGAAGGATGCAATCTCTTAATCGGCACGCCTGGGAGGCTCTCTGATATAATGGAACGAATGGATATTCTTGATTTCAGAAATCTTGAG ATACTTATCTTAGATGAGGCAGATAGGCTTTTGGAGATGGGATTCCAGAAGCAGGTGAACAGCATTATATCTCGCTTGCCAAAGCAACGTAGGACTGGCCTCTTTTCAGCTACACAGACAGAAGGCGTCGAGGAGATGGCCAAGGCTGGGCTTAGGAACCCTGTGAGAGTCGAAGTTCGAGCTGAGTCAAAGTCGGCATCATTGACGAACTCGAAAATACCTTTTGGTCTGCACCTTGAG TATTTGGTATGCGAGGCAGATAAGAAATCATCACAACTAGTGGATCTCCTCGTCcggaataaaaacaaaaagcttATAGT CTACTTCATGACTTGTGCTTGTGTTGATTACTGGGGACTCGTTCTTTCAAAAATCCCTGCCCTGAAGTCCATTTCTTTAATTCCTATCCATGGGGATAAGAAGCAG AATGCAAGAGACAAGGCGTTGGCTTCGTTTACTAAAGCATCAAGCGGTGTCCTTTTGTGCACTGATGTCGCTGCACGTGGACTTGACATTCCAGGCATTGATTACGTAGTTCAG TATGATCCACCACAAGACCCAAAGATGTTCAACCATAGGGTTGGCAGAACTGCAAGATTGGGAAAAGAAGGAAGGTCCATTGTTTTTCTACTGCCTGAG GAAGAAGACTATGTAGAGTTTATGCGGAGAAGAGGAGTCTTTTGTCAAGAGAAAAAATGTTCTGAGGAAGCATCCGATGTCATCCCGATT ATACGTTCACTAGCCATGAAGGACCGGGCAGTGTATGAGAAGGGAAAAAGGGCATTTGTTTCCTTTGTCCATGGTTATAAGGAGCATGAATGCTCTTACATTTTAAG ATGGCAAAGCCTTGAAATCGGAAAGTTAGCCATGGGATATGGACTCTTACATGTTCCATCAATGTCTGAAGTGAAACAAAAAAGACTGTCCAGTGAGGGTTTCTCACCCGTTGAAGGCGTCCTCAAGTTTGAAGATATAAAATTCAA GGACAAGTCTAAGGAGAAGCAAAGAAAGCAAAACTTACAAGCAAAGAAAGAGAAGCTGGAAgataagaaaagagagagagacaagaAAAACTCGAAAAAGGCGGTTAATGCTTCTTCTGCTACGGCAGATTCTAAGAAAAGAAAGCTAACAGGAAAGCAAAGACAAACCATCCAAACagctgaagatgaagaagagatggCTCGAGATTACCGGTTACTGAAGAAACTGAAGAAAGGTTCAATTGAAGAAGATGATTTTGCTAAACTTACAGGAGCTGATGACTTTTAA
- the LOC103846900 gene encoding mitotic spindle checkpoint protein BUBR1 → MAKNESGYESLLASLIVDIKSYSGKDHLLPWIRGIKKMKESLPPQILNEKLPRFLQKCAQSFESDKRYRNDSRYIRVWLQLMDFVDDPKALLRTMEANSIGTKRSLFYQAYALHYEKLKRFEDAEKMYRLGVQNLAEPMDELQKSYLQFLSRMERHKRKKTQRQELKVSEKHQKAERSQKEPRLASKDDTPVLNFVDKAIVGKPEAENACHHGLVDPTINMKEAMNAINSMFKEPIETAPLQRKSQQRSQDKENQGGFEVFVDKNQGSFEIFVDDENDDETTDENDESGKGFVFLQPRDHSPESSEEADRNNSPPRARFREDTVVRRFVGSTISEEPAVENVCHHGLVDPTVNLKEAMEDINNMFGEPIDFVRPNRSKNKGKAVVQEKKPDAAAGFSILEDDDDEAEEEHQETNGVTQISPRKENERDLFEPTVCTKVALDEINKLFAMPMDF, encoded by the exons ATGGCGAAGAACGAAAGCGGCTACGAGAGCTTGTTAGCTTCACTGATCGTCGACATCAAGTCATACTCAGGAAAAGACCATCTTCTTCCCTGGATCAG AGGTATTAAGAAGATGAAAGAGAGCTTGCCGCCTCAGATACTGAACGAGAAGCTGCCTCGGTTTCTCCAGAAATGTGCTCAGTCGTTTGAGTCTGATAAGAGATATAGGAACGATTCTCGGTATATTCGTGTTTGGTTGCAGCTG ATGGACTTTGTAGATGATCCAAAAGCTTTGTTAAGGACTATGGAAGCAAACAGTATAGGGACCAAGAGGTCTTTGTTCTACCAGGCATATGCTCTCCACTATGAAAAGTTGAAGAGGTTCGAGGATGCTGAGAAAATGTACCGTCTTGGTGTCCAAAA CCTTGCGGAACCCATGGATGAGTTACAGAAGTCTTACTTGCAATTCCTTAGTCGCATGGAGAGGCACAAAAGGAAAAAGACACAG CGTCAAGAGCTAAAAGTGTCTGAAAAGCACCAGAAGGCTGAGAGGTCACAAAAGGAGCCTAGACTGGCCAGCAAGGATGATACACCAGTGTTGAATTTCGTTGATAAGGCCATTGTAGGAAAGCCTGAAGCAGAAAACGCTTGCCATCACGGTTTGGTGGATCCCACGATAAACATGAAAGAAGCCATGAACGCAATCAACAGCATGTTCAAAGAGCCTATTGAAACTGCTCCCCTTCAGAGAAAATCACAACAGAGAAGTCAAGACAAAGAGAATCAAGGCGGATTTGAAGTTTTCGTGGATAAGAATCAAGGCTCCTTTGAGATATTCGTTGATGATGAAAACGATGATGAGACTACGGATGAAAACGATGAGTCCGGAAAAGGTTTTGTCTTTCTCCAACCGAGAGACCATTCACCTGAAAGCTCTGAAGAAGCAGACAGAAACAACAGTCCTCCTCGAGCTAGGTTCAGAGAGGACACAGTTGTTCGTAGGTTTGTGGGTTCAACCATCTCCGAAGAGCCAGCAGTTGAAAATGTCTGCCACCATGGCCTTGTGGACCCTACGGTCAACCTCAAGGAAGCTATGGAGGACATAAACAATATGTTTGGCGAACCGATAGATTTTGTTAGACCCAACCGCTCTAAAAACAAGGGAAAAGCAGTAGTACAAGAGAAGAAACCAGATGCTGCTGCAGGTTTCTCAATActtgaggatgatgatgatgaagctgAGGAGGAACATCAAGAGACTAATGGGGTGACTCAGATATCGCCTAGAAAAGAAAACGAGCGTGATCTGTTTGAGCCAACAGTGTGCACAAAAGTAGCCTTGGATGAGATCAACAAATTGTTTGCAATGCCAATGGACTTCTAA
- the LOC103846899 gene encoding non-classical arabinogalactan protein 30, translated as MDARPLSFSVLVILIAAATLASGYSPPTPPPTTVYPAVKTVEAAVEGMVYCQSCDKYGSWSLGGAEAIAGAKISIICKNHRQQVSFYKVFQTDSYGHFYGELKGLKMTPHFLDHPLHACRAKLVSSPREDCNLFSNINNALDGASLRYEEKRLKWKNYEAVVYAAGPLAFRPDHCPATTAPPPTY; from the coding sequence ATGGACGCACGACCTTTGTCCTTCTCCGTTCTCGTCATCCTCATTGCCGCGGCGACTTTGGCCAGTGGTTACTCTCCTCCTACTCCTCCTCCAACCACCGTATACCCCGCCGTGAAAACCGTGGAAGCGGCGGTAGAAGGAATGGTGTACTGTCAATCCTGCGACAAGTACGGGTCATGGTCGTTGGGCGGAGCAGAAGCCATAGCCGGAGCCAAAATCAGCATCATTTGCAAGAACCACAGGCAGCAAGTGAGCTTCTACAAAGTCTTTCAGACCGATTCGTACGGCCATTTCTACGGTGAGCTCAAAGGTTTGAAAATGACTCCACATTTCTTAGACCATCCTCTCCACGCTTGCCGTGCCAAACTCGTCTCTTCACCTCGTGAGGACTGCAATCTCTTCTCCAACATTAACAATGCTCTGGACGGTGCTTCCCTACGTTATGAAGAGAAGAGGCTCAAGTGGAAGAACTATGAAGCTGTAGTTTACGCCGCTGGTCCATTGGCTTTCCGTCCTGATCATTGTCCCGCTACTACTGCACCACCTCCTACTTACTGA
- the LOC103846898 gene encoding sister chromatid cohesion 1 protein 1 isoform X2 — protein MFYSHQLLARKAPLGQIWMAATLHAKINRKKLNKLDIIQICEEILNPSVPMALRLSGILMGGVVIVYERKVKLLFDDVTRLLVEINGAWRTKAAPDPTLLPKGRTHARKEAVTLPDKDEADFGDFEQTRSQLPKFPNFMDFQQSYISMRLDEPNVNDIPEQEDLHQAAAENITLFEYHASYQTNTETYDRFERFDIEGDDETQLNFNPREGSQIPPTLIPSPPRHHDFPEGGNPTSPQRQEQQENGRDAFAEQTAEQNIPDREDQDVPRPTKRRARRTATSAMDCEQTIIAGNQYQSWLQDTSHILLRGKKRKARGPASPSIEVTKRMKLPVTQLFEEHVDGSYPPQLMELWSKCTQPLQTSTSETGRPDLSAEHSPGFGQERMQDHHQTDHHQGTETSFQNLGSPAERLRNVLAEKDGSIEGLMARSRASAENNNQAAADISVTPLYSGDDVRSMPSTPSARGAASINIEINSNSRRLNRKRQHSSPRRGLEPVAEDRTWEHRAYDFEFSMIPEKGFTADNEVLAETGPTQTQKPVTTHTDEKITDSIKSHLKTHFETPGAPQVESLNKLAIGMKRNAAAQLFYQSCVLATRGVIKVEQTQPYGDILIARGPNM, from the exons ATGTTTTACTCTCATCAGCTTCTAGCTCGAAAAGCTCCGTTAGGTCAGATATG GATGGCTGCTACGTTGCACGCGAAGATCAATCGGAAGAAGCTGAACAAGCTCGACATCATCCAAATCTG CGAAGAGATTCTCAACCCGTCGGTTCCAATGGCTCTCAGACTCTCTGGGATTTTGATGG GTGGGGTTGTCATCGTTTACGAGAGGAAAGTAAAGCTCCTATTCG ATGACGTCACTCGCCTTCTG GTAGAAATTAATGGAGCTTGGCGCACAAAAGCTGCTCCGGATCCTACTTTACTACCTAAAGGACGAACCCATGCCAG GAAAGAGGCTGTTACGTTACCTGACAAGGACGAAGCTGATTTTGGGGATTTCGAACAGACTCGTAGTCAGTTACCCAAATTCCCCAATTTCATGGATTTTCAGCAGTCTTATATCTCCATG CGGTTAGATGAACCCAATGTCAACGATATCCCCGAGCAAGAGGATCTCCATCAAG CTGCTGCCGAGAATATCACACTCTTCGAGTATCATGCTTCATACCAGACTAATACTGAGACGTATGATCGCTTTGAAAG ATTTGACATCGAAGGAGATGATGAAACTCAGTTGAACTTCAATCCAAGAGAAGGCTCGCAAATACCTCCAACTCTGATCCCATCACCACCTCGTCATCATGATTTTCCTGAAG GAGGCAATCCCACAAGCCCTCAGCGCCAGGAGCAACAAGAGAACGGTAGGGATGCATTTGCTGAGCAGACGGCGGAACAAAACATACCGGACAGAGAG GACCAAGATGTACCACGGCCAACAAAAAGAAGAGCAAGAAGGACAGCTACTTCAGCCATGGATTGTGAGCAGACTATTATCGCTGGTAATCAATACCAGTCATGGCTCCAGGATACATCTCACATTCTCTTGAGGGGAAAAAAGAGAAAG gcTCGAGGACCCGCTAGCCCAAGTATTGAGGTTACAAAACGTATGAAGCTGCCAGTTACACAACTCTTTGAAGAGCATGTGGACGGTTCTTACCCACCTCAGCTCATGGAGCTTTGGTCAAAATGCACTCAGCCTCTTCAAACCTCTACATctg AAACTGGACGCCCTGATCTCTCGGCGGAGCATTCTCCAGGGTTTGGCCAGGAGAGAATGCAAGACCACCATCAAACAGACCAT CATCAGGGCACTGAGACAAGCTTCCAAAATCTTGGCAGTCCCGCAGAAAGACTTCGGAACGTTCTTGCTGAGAAAGATGGTTCTATAGAAGGCCTGATGGCTCGATCTCGAGCAAGCGCTGAGAATAATAACCAGGCTGCTGCTGATATTAGCGTTACACCTCTCTATTCTG GAGATGATGTGAGATCCATGCCTAGCACACCATCAGCACGTGGGGCAGCTTCCATTAACATAGAGATCAACTCTAACAG TCGCAGGCTCAACAGAAAAAGGCAACATTCGTCACCAAGAAGAGGACTCGAACCAGTAGCGGAAGACAGAACGTGGGAGCACCGTGCTTATGACTTTGAGTTTTCAATGATACCTGAAAAGGGATTCACAGCTGATAACG AAGTACTAGCTGAGACTGGACCTACACAAACTCAAAAGCCAGTGACCACTCACACAGACGAGAAGATAACTGATAGCATCAAAAG TCACCTCAAGACGCACTTTGAAACACCTGGAGCTCCTCAAGTGGAATCTCTTAACAAGCTCGCTATTGGAATGAAAAGAAACGCTGCAGCTCAACTCTTCTACCAATCCTGTG TGCTAGCCACTCGCGGAGTCATAAAGGTGGAGCAAACACAGCCTTATGGGGACATTCTCATTGCACGAGGACCCAATATGTAA
- the LOC103846894 gene encoding dehydration-responsive element-binding protein 2A — MAVYEHNKTEFDTTKKRKTRSRRDGTTVADRIKMWKEYNDTVQESPTKKRKVPAKGSKKGCMKGKGGPENGGCSFRGVRQRTWGKWVAEIREPNRGSRLWLGTFPTAEKAAAAYDEAAKAMYGPLARVNFPQASVSDVASTSSRSEVCTVETPGVVHVKTEDADCESPMARVENDVHEGAEEMKMDVNVHAAVDTPSKDWLSEIEQEYWTGLLEEKQKQKEQEMVAAGNFQKQPDALSVSDYGWPADLYQNQWNSLEMFDVSELLGDLNGDIFTDTKQSQCLGDNVGGGLPEPEKEQLQSLGSNYRLSPLQHEAQDGSDFFDLSFLDVKN, encoded by the coding sequence ATGGCAGTGTACGAGCATAATAAAACTGAATTTGATACAACCAAGAAAAGGAAAACGAGAAGTAGGCGTGATGGTACTACAGTGGCTGATAGGATCAAGATGTGGAAAGAGTATAACGACACTGTACAAGAGAGTCCAACCAAGAAACGGAAAGTTCCTGCGAAAGGGTCGAAGAAAGGGTGTATGAAAGGCAAAGGAGGACCTGAGAACGGTGGGTGTAGTTTCAGGGGAGTTAGGCAACGGACTTGGGGTAAGTGGGTTGCTGAGATTAGGGAGCCGAACAGAGGGAGCAGGCTTTGGCTTGGTACTTTCCCTACAGCTGAGAAAGCTGCGGCTGCTTATGATGAGGCGGCTAAGGCTATGTATGGTCCGCTTGCTCGTGTTAATTTCCCTCAGGCTTCTGTTTCTGATGTGGCGAGTACTTCGAGTCGGTCTGAGGTTTGTACGGTTGAGACTCCCGGAGTTGTTCATGTGAAAACAGAGGATGCGGATTGTGAATCGCCCATGGCTCGTGTGGAGAATGATGTCCATGAGGGTGCAGAAGAGATGAAGATGGATGTTAATGTACATGCCGCTGTAGATACTCCAAGCAAGGATTGGTTGAGCGAGATCGAACAGGAGTATTGGACTGGGCTTCTGGAGGAGAAGCAGAAACAGAAGGAACAAGAGATGGTTGCAGCAGGGAACTTTCAGAAACAGCCGGATGCACTCTCTGTTTCAGATTACGGTTGGCCTGCGGATCTGTATCAGAATCAGTGGAACTCTTTGGAGATGTTTGATGTTTCTGAGCTTCTTGGTGATCTAAATGGCGACATTTTTACAGACACGAAGCAGAGCCAATGCCTGGGAGACAATGTTGGAGGAGGTTTACCTGAACCCGAGAAGGAACAGCTGCAAAGCCTTGGCTCAAACTACAGATTGTCTCCGTTGCAGCACGAGGCACAAGATGGTAGTGACTTCTTCGATCTGAGTTTCTTGGATGTGAAGAACTGA
- the LOC103846898 gene encoding sister chromatid cohesion 1 protein 1 isoform X1: MFYSHQLLARKAPLGQIWMAATLHAKINRKKLNKLDIIQICEEILNPSVPMALRLSGILMGINNNLRSSDFLFFFLFVSVIRILGLMSLSVFVSLGGVVIVYERKVKLLFDDVTRLLVEINGAWRTKAAPDPTLLPKGRTHARKEAVTLPDKDEADFGDFEQTRSQLPKFPNFMDFQQSYISMRLDEPNVNDIPEQEDLHQAAAENITLFEYHASYQTNTETYDRFERFDIEGDDETQLNFNPREGSQIPPTLIPSPPRHHDFPEGGNPTSPQRQEQQENGRDAFAEQTAEQNIPDREDQDVPRPTKRRARRTATSAMDCEQTIIAGNQYQSWLQDTSHILLRGKKRKARGPASPSIEVTKRMKLPVTQLFEEHVDGSYPPQLMELWSKCTQPLQTSTSETGRPDLSAEHSPGFGQERMQDHHQTDHHQGTETSFQNLGSPAERLRNVLAEKDGSIEGLMARSRASAENNNQAAADISVTPLYSGDDVRSMPSTPSARGAASINIEINSNSRRLNRKRQHSSPRRGLEPVAEDRTWEHRAYDFEFSMIPEKGFTADNEVLAETGPTQTQKPVTTHTDEKITDSIKSHLKTHFETPGAPQVESLNKLAIGMKRNAAAQLFYQSCVLATRGVIKVEQTQPYGDILIARGPNM, encoded by the exons ATGTTTTACTCTCATCAGCTTCTAGCTCGAAAAGCTCCGTTAGGTCAGATATG GATGGCTGCTACGTTGCACGCGAAGATCAATCGGAAGAAGCTGAACAAGCTCGACATCATCCAAATCTG CGAAGAGATTCTCAACCCGTCGGTTCCAATGGCTCTCAGACTCTCTGGGATTTTGATGGGTATTAACAACAATCTACGCTCATCggactttttgtttttttttttgtttgtttctgttATTCGTATTCTGGGTTTGATGAGTCTCAGTGTCTTCGTTTCGTTAGGTGGGGTTGTCATCGTTTACGAGAGGAAAGTAAAGCTCCTATTCG ATGACGTCACTCGCCTTCTG GTAGAAATTAATGGAGCTTGGCGCACAAAAGCTGCTCCGGATCCTACTTTACTACCTAAAGGACGAACCCATGCCAG GAAAGAGGCTGTTACGTTACCTGACAAGGACGAAGCTGATTTTGGGGATTTCGAACAGACTCGTAGTCAGTTACCCAAATTCCCCAATTTCATGGATTTTCAGCAGTCTTATATCTCCATG CGGTTAGATGAACCCAATGTCAACGATATCCCCGAGCAAGAGGATCTCCATCAAG CTGCTGCCGAGAATATCACACTCTTCGAGTATCATGCTTCATACCAGACTAATACTGAGACGTATGATCGCTTTGAAAG ATTTGACATCGAAGGAGATGATGAAACTCAGTTGAACTTCAATCCAAGAGAAGGCTCGCAAATACCTCCAACTCTGATCCCATCACCACCTCGTCATCATGATTTTCCTGAAG GAGGCAATCCCACAAGCCCTCAGCGCCAGGAGCAACAAGAGAACGGTAGGGATGCATTTGCTGAGCAGACGGCGGAACAAAACATACCGGACAGAGAG GACCAAGATGTACCACGGCCAACAAAAAGAAGAGCAAGAAGGACAGCTACTTCAGCCATGGATTGTGAGCAGACTATTATCGCTGGTAATCAATACCAGTCATGGCTCCAGGATACATCTCACATTCTCTTGAGGGGAAAAAAGAGAAAG gcTCGAGGACCCGCTAGCCCAAGTATTGAGGTTACAAAACGTATGAAGCTGCCAGTTACACAACTCTTTGAAGAGCATGTGGACGGTTCTTACCCACCTCAGCTCATGGAGCTTTGGTCAAAATGCACTCAGCCTCTTCAAACCTCTACATctg AAACTGGACGCCCTGATCTCTCGGCGGAGCATTCTCCAGGGTTTGGCCAGGAGAGAATGCAAGACCACCATCAAACAGACCAT CATCAGGGCACTGAGACAAGCTTCCAAAATCTTGGCAGTCCCGCAGAAAGACTTCGGAACGTTCTTGCTGAGAAAGATGGTTCTATAGAAGGCCTGATGGCTCGATCTCGAGCAAGCGCTGAGAATAATAACCAGGCTGCTGCTGATATTAGCGTTACACCTCTCTATTCTG GAGATGATGTGAGATCCATGCCTAGCACACCATCAGCACGTGGGGCAGCTTCCATTAACATAGAGATCAACTCTAACAG TCGCAGGCTCAACAGAAAAAGGCAACATTCGTCACCAAGAAGAGGACTCGAACCAGTAGCGGAAGACAGAACGTGGGAGCACCGTGCTTATGACTTTGAGTTTTCAATGATACCTGAAAAGGGATTCACAGCTGATAACG AAGTACTAGCTGAGACTGGACCTACACAAACTCAAAAGCCAGTGACCACTCACACAGACGAGAAGATAACTGATAGCATCAAAAG TCACCTCAAGACGCACTTTGAAACACCTGGAGCTCCTCAAGTGGAATCTCTTAACAAGCTCGCTATTGGAATGAAAAGAAACGCTGCAGCTCAACTCTTCTACCAATCCTGTG TGCTAGCCACTCGCGGAGTCATAAAGGTGGAGCAAACACAGCCTTATGGGGACATTCTCATTGCACGAGGACCCAATATGTAA
- the LOC103846901 gene encoding sorting and assembly machinery component 50 homolog B, translating to MANPADKPDPNLTTRDEGEVREEELEDIEEEEDDYEGEDDNDEATASKPQTREDAAASRANAQNLFRRMGVAPVPVRVHDVIVKGNEKTKDHVIEAEVEGVRQATTLQELLEAANVANFNLRALDIFDSVKITLDAGPPELPDTTNVVVKVVESQSPLAAEIVTSTKSQARSSTLEGSLKYKNIFGHGDIWDSSLAYGCDNSGEVGLGLYLPRLRGRPTPFTSRLYLSTQDWLKFSSYRERALGVSLGVLLSKNHELGYTLAWRNLIDPTQMASRTIRRQIGHSLVSDLKYTFKVDERNSSLRPTRGYSFVSTSQIGGLVPDSRTLRFLRQEIDLKYAVPLGFYRSALNFGVSGGITFPWGSGYKSRGSSVSERFFLGGNISPVCSLGGPSALWGFKTRGLGPNEPRREVEDDKSGDTYERDFVGGDVAVTAFADLSFDFPLRWFRERGIHGHVFACAGNIAELSGNKYRNFTAPKFLETFRSTVGAGIVLPTSLFRMELNYCHIVKKQEHDRAKSGFFMTFSTPSS from the exons ATGGCGAATCCGGCGGATAAACCCGACCCGAATCTCACCACCCGCGACGAAGGTGAAGTAAGAGAAGAAGAACTCGAAGacatcgaagaagaagaagatgactaCGAGGGAGAAGACGATAACGACGAAGCTACCGCTTCGAAACCCCAAACGCGAGAAGACGCTGCCGCGAGTCGAGCCAACGCGCAGAATCTCTTCCGTCGCATGGGAGTGGCTCCGGTTCCGGTGCGCGTCCACGACGTGATCGTCAAGGGGAACGAGAAGACCAAGGACCACGTGATCGAAGCCGAGGTGGAAGGTGTGAGGCAAGCCACTACGTTGCAGGAGCTTCTCGAAGCTGCTAACGTCGCCAATTTCAATCTCCGCGCGCTCGATATCTTCGATTCGGTTAAGATTACGCTAGACGCTGGTCCTCCCGAGCTTCCTGATACCACCAATGTGGTTGTCAAGGTCGTCGAGAGCCAATCCCCTCTCGCAGCTGAAATCGTAACCTCCACGAAATCGCAG GCTAGGTCATCAACCCTTGAAGGCTCATTGAAGTACAAGAACATTTTTGGCCATGGAGATATCTGGGACAGTTCTTTGGCCTATGGCTGTGACAACTCTGGAGAGGTTGGCTTGGGGTTGTATCTCCCTAGGCTCAGAGGACGTCCTACTCCGTTTACCTCGCGTCTTTACCTCTCTACGCAAGACTGGCTTAAGTTTTCTTCTTACAGAGAACGAGCTCTTGGTGTTTCCCTCGGTGTTCTCTTGAGCAAGAATCACGAGCTGGGGTACACGCTTGCGTGGCGTAACTTGATTGATCCAACGCAAATGGCGTCGAGAACGATAAGGAGACAGATTGGGCATAGTTTGGTGTCTGATCTGAAGTACACTTTCAAAGTTGACGAGAGAAACTCGTCTTTGAGGCCAACTCGTGGATATTCTTTCGTCTCCACTTCTCAGATAGGTGGTCTTGTGCCTGATAGTCGTACACTTCGGTTCTTGCGTCAG GAAATTGATCTTAAGTATGCTGTTCCACTTGGGTTTTACCGTTCTGCTCTAAACTTTGGTGTATCTGGGGGAATCACATTTCCATGGGGAAGCGGATACAAGAGCAGAGGTTCTTCTGTGTCAGAGAGGTTCTTCTTGGGTGGTAACATATCACCTGTGTGTTCTTTGGGAGGACCATCTGCGTTATGGGGATTCAAGACAAGGGGACTGGGTCCTAACGAGCCAAGGAGGGAAGTGGAAGACGATAAGAGTGGTGACACATATGAGCGGGATTTTGTGGGAGGTGATGTTGCGGTGACTGCATTTGCGGATCTTTCTTTTGATTTCCCGTTGAGATGGTTCAGGGAGAGAGGAATCCACGGGCATGTGTTTGCATGTGCTGGGAATATTGCGGAGTTATCAGGGAACAAGTATCGCAACTTCACTGCTCCCAAGTTCCTGGAGACATTCAGAAGCACAGTAGGTGCAGGGATCGTGTTACCAACGAGTTTATTTCGCATGGAG CTAAACTACTGCCACATAGTGAAGAAACAAGAACACGATAGAGCAAAATCTGGGTTTTTCATGACATTCTCAACACCATCATCTTAG
- the LOC103846896 gene encoding abscisic acid receptor PYL5: protein MRSPVQLHHGSDATNGFHTLQTHDQTDGLIRRVCLTRGMHVPEHVAMHHTHDVGPDQCCSSVVQMIHAPPESVWALVRRFDNPKVYKNFIRQCRIVQGDGLHAGDLREVMVVSGLPAVSSTERLEILDEERHVISFSVVGGDHRLKNYRSVTTLHASDDEGTVVVESYIVDVPPGNTEEETVSFVDTIVRCNLQSLARSCTNRQ, encoded by the coding sequence atgagATCACCGGTGCAGCTCCATCACGGCTCGGACGCCACGAACGGCTTCCACACGCTGCAGACTCACGACCAAACCGATGGTCTGATCAGACGAGTATGTCTCACGCGCGGTATGCATGTGCCGGAGCACGTGGCGATGCACCACACACACGACGTGGGTCCGGACCAGTGCTGCTCCTCCGTGGTTCAGATGATCCACGCGCCTCCCGAGTCTGTCTGGGCCCTCGTGCGTCGTTTCGATAATCCTAAAGTGTACAAGAACTTCATCAGGCAGTGCCGTATCGTCCAGGGGGACGGGCTCCACGCCGGCGATCTCCGGGAGGTCATGGTTGTGTCCGGACTCCCGGCGGTGTCGAGCACCGAGAGGCTCGAGATCCTGGACGAGGAGCGTCACGTGATAAGCTTTAGCGTCGTGGGTGGGGACCACAGGCTAAAGAACTACCGATCGGTGACGACACTTCACGCGTCGGACGACGAAGGAACCGTGGTGGTCGAGTCTTACATCGTCGATGTGCCACCGGGAAACACGGAGGAGGAGACAGTTAGCTTCGTTGATACCATCGTCCGGTGCAACCTTCAGTCTCTGGCTAGAAGCTGTACCAACCGGCAATAA